The following coding sequences lie in one Crassostrea angulata isolate pt1a10 chromosome 10, ASM2561291v2, whole genome shotgun sequence genomic window:
- the LOC128166745 gene encoding sperm motility kinase Tcr mutant form-like, with protein MDDHAYAIQHKIDDGAFGEVLCVKDTKTNQILAMKQILYRGDISKDPYIMNEIYSLSHLHHENVIKLMDVIITDKSVNLIMELAENGNLETFIQNNPLAFDQLSHIFFQLLSAVDFCHRNNIAHRDITPCNILLTNKTSVRLADFGLSVPCRDSEGHVILCDDYLGHIHYSAPEVLKKTQYDPLLSDMWSVGVVLYFMIHANIPFTGDEEEIISQQTDENIVTDLINRGNEKGERYAGQFITVMRNVFRGDPDRRCKTSNLLILMNNEA; from the coding sequence ATGGATGACCATGCTTATGCTATACAACACAAAATCGACGATGGTGCTTTTGGTGAAGTTCTCTGTGTTAAAGATACTAAAACTAACCAAATACTAGCTATGAAACAAATTCTATACCGTGGTGATATTTCTAAGGACCCCTATATCATGAATGAAATATACAGCTTATCTCATTTACATCATGAAAATGTAATCAAGCTGATGGATGTTATCATTACTGATAAAAGTGTTAACTTGATCATGGAATTAGCAGAAAATGGAAATTTGGAGACATTCATTCAAAACAATCCACTTGCTTTTGACCAACTGTCACATATTTTCTTTCAGCTATTATCTGCTGTGGATTTTTGTCATCGTAATAATATTGCGCACCGTGACATCACTCCATGTAATATATTGCTTACTAACAAGACGAGTGTTCGATTGGCAGATTTTGGTCTTTCTGTTCCTTGTCGTGATTCTGAAGGACACGTAATTCTGTGTGATGATTATTTAGGACACATCCATTATTCAGCACCAGAAGTACTGAAGAAGACTCAATACGATCCGCTCCTTTCTGATATGTGGAGTGTTGGAgttgttttatatttcatgaTTCATGCAAATATTCCATTCACAGGGGATGAGGAGGAAATAATATCTCAACAAACAGATGAAAATATTGTTACAGATCTTATAAATCGAGGAAACGAGAAGGGTGAAAGGTACGCTGGACAATTCATCACCGTTATGCGAAATGTGTTTCGTGGAGACCCAGACAGACGCTGTAAAACTAGTAACTTGTTAATTTTGATGAACAACGAAGCATGA